AATTGACAACCTTCATCATTAGCCTGATTTGGTAATTTAGTAAAATATTCATGATCATTATGTTTTTTATAAGTACCCTCAAAAGGACACATATTAGCTATCTGATTTACTAAATCACAATCTACCATATCAGCATGATACTCATTATCATTTATGGTTATTTTAAATTTCATATGCTTCACCTTACTACATAATATGTTTTTAACAATATTTAATACTATTCCTTAAAAAAATATTATGAAAAGATATAAATTAAATATTTTTTCCAAATTCAAAAGCTTGATTTAAAGCGTCCTTATTATGGTTAATTTCACCTTCACTTTCAGAATTTAAACCAAAAACCATACCTTTTTCACTTTCAACACCAATACAATTTAAAAATCCTCTCAATTCATGAACTGCAGGATTTAAAAGTTCTTGGTTATCACATGCTGCTGAAAATAAGAAATAATAATCTTTATCATTTAATTGTTTAGCTTTAGGAGTTAATCTGTCAATTATTGTTTTCATTTGTCCAGTGATTGTATTAAAATAAATAGGACTTGAAAATACAATAACATCTGCATTTACCAAGTCCTCTAAAATTTTAGACATATCATCATGAATAACACATTCTCCAGATGACATGCAACCTAAACAACCTTTACAATAATTAATAAACTTCATTGGGAATGAAATTTTTTTAGCTTCATTACCTGCTTCTTCCACTCCTTTTTTAAATTCATTAGCTAAGATATCACTATTCCCACTTACACGTGGACTACCATGTAATATAACTACTTTTTTACTCATCACTATCACTACACACAATCATCAATTTATATTCAACTTTTAGTTTCACTAACAACAATTTCATCTTGAATCTCTTTTTTATTAATAATATGAGCATCACGGTATAATAAACCTAACGAATAAGAGTTAAATAATCTCATAAAACTAAATACTAAAAATGCTGCTACAATAATTCCAATATATGGAATGAGCATTAATCCAAATGCAATAATTAAAAATATTACATTTAAAATATTTAAAATAACGAACCATCCAACAGTTTTAAACCATCCTATTTTTCCAACATCATGAAAAACTTCAATCATATCTAACCCATCAGATAAACTGTCATTAACAATCATCCTTGCAGTTCCTATTTTAACAAAAATGTCTGTAATAATTAATACAACAATAGAAACAACAATTGTTACAATAATTCCCTGTAAAAAACTAGATTATTGCTGGAGGAATATTTGCACTATTCTGTTGAATATATGGCCATAACTTAGTCCAAGCTCCAATTATTCCTGATGCAAAAATAGTAATAAGAATAATAATTGAAGGAATAATTCCATAAACAAATGTTAAAATATAAAATTTAAAGAAATTTAAAATATCAGTTTTTATATTAAAATCCGGAATAAACTGTTTATTATATGTTCCATATTTAATTATAGAAATATTATATCCAGTAAGATATATTGAAATTAAAATTCCAACTAAGAAGGATATAAGTATTACAATAGGATTATTTAATCCAAGAAAAGCACAAATAGTTCCTAAACATGAGAAAACAGATAACACACCAATCATAGCAAATTTATTATGATCTAATAATGGATATGATAATGATTTTTTAATATTATCTCCTAAATCCATAGAAGATTCAACATTTTCTTCATTTTTAGTTTCAGAAACTTCAACTTCACTTTCATTACTTTCTTCAGTTTTAAGATTATCTTCTTTTTTATCTTCAACTAAAACTGAATAACCACATTCATTACAAAACTTTGCCTCATCAGGTAGTTCATTACCACATTTTGGACAATATTTACTCATTTATTTTCACCCATATCTCAACTTATAATAATAAGTATACAATTTGTTATTGATATTTGTTTTTAATTTCATTCCAACTCTATTGAACTCTTCTAATTTTTTTACAAACTGTCAAATCAAAATATTACTCCAACCCAACATCCAACATGAACAGAATAATTAAATTAATACAAAAAAATATTCAACAAAAAAATCTCACAAAAAATATAATTTCCATAATAAAAAGAAAATTAAATGAAAATAATAAAATTAAAGCACAATCCTACAAAACAACAAATTAATATCCTTTAAGCAATCAAATAGAAAAATAGAAGTCTTAAAAAAAGAAAAAAATAAGTTGATTTAAATATCTGCGTATAATAAACCAACTGATCTATATATCATGAAAGATATGTATGTTGAAATTAAGAATCCACTAATTAAAACTCCAACATATGGAATTAAACCAATAAATCCACCAATCAAGTTAAAGATAAATATAAGAATAACTAATAATACTGCCCATCCTATAACTCTACCAATACCAACTTTTTTTAAGTCACGAGCTGCTTCAGGAATATCAGCACCAGCAGATAAACTATTATACTTAGCAAGTCTACAAACTCCCATATAATATAAAAATGAGAATATAACCATTAAAATGAAAGCTACAAGCATAGTTATTGCTGCAGAACTCATCATAGATAATATTAAATCATCCGGAATCATATTTGCAAATTCAGGACCATATTGATTAAGATAACCTAAAATTTCTACTACGTAATCAAATAAACCTGTTGCAAAAGCTAAGATAATTACAATTATTGTTGGAATTATATAATATACAATAGACAATACTACCATCTTTAAACCATCAACAATAGTTGTTTCCAAGTTCAAATCAGGAATTTCATCAGATTTTTCAATAGCAGACCTAGTAATAGCTATTCCATATCCTAAAGATATAATTAATGCTACAAAACTTATAATTACAAGTATACCATCAATTGCAGCATTTCCAAAACTTAAACTACCTAATGCAGATAATAACATGACAATTCCAAAAATACTGAATTTAGTCATGTCAGAAATTGGGTATTTTAAAGAATCTTTAAAAATATCTGTTAAATTCATGTTAATTTCCTCCATTCAAATTTTAGTATATAAAAACACTCAATTAAGAGATATTATAATATTTATTAATTAAAAGTATTTAAAAATATTGTATAATCATTAAAAAAAACTTTATAGAGAATTATAAAACAAATTACACACAAAGAATTAAAAAAAGAAAAAATTATCTAATTAAAGATAATTAAATTTAGTTATCTACACCAAAGGATTTTTTAAGTAAATCTACGTTTACATATCCTTCTTTATAGACTTTACCAGTTGTTAAATCATTGATAACTACTTCTGCAGGGGCAAACATTCCTTTATCAATTTTGTAGAAATCAAATTCAGCTTCTTTAAATACATCGAAGAATGGTTTTCCATATCCATCAGCTGCAGAGGAAGGTAATTTAGCTGCAACATCTGCAATATCATCATTTTCATCAGATTCAACATAGTAGTAAGTTCTTCCACCAAATAAAACAGCATCATTAGTTTTACCCATAGCTTTTAATCCATCTGGGTCAACTGGAGCAATAGGAGCAATACCTGCAGCATGTTTTACTTTAGTTACATCAAATTTAATAGCTTCTAACATTTTGTAAGTTCCGTTTTCAACTACTCTTCCAGCAATTTGAATAGATCCAACAAGAGAAGAAGTAGGAGCTACAAGTAAATATACATCTTTAACATCCACATTACATTCATCAGCAATATATTGTGCAACGTCTTCACCAGGTAATACATCAGCTTCTAAAGTTAAAATAGCTAAATTAGCTTCTGAATCTTCATATCCAATTTCTTCATAAGTTTCAGCTGGTTTTTTACATATTGCCCTAGCTGGACCAGAACCAAGTGCAAAGAAATCTCCTACAGATACAGACCAACCTGCTTTTTGAGATCCTAATGTAGAAATAGATGGAGAATCAGTTTTAATTTTTACTGAAGGAAGAGCGAATTTTTCAGATAAATCACCTGGAATAGATATTCCAACATCTGCAAGACCACCAAGACAAACTTTTGTATAAAGTTCACCTGCTTTAAAACTTCCAACAACATTTACTCCACAATCAATGATTGTAGCACCATTTGATAATTGACTAACAACAATGTTTAATTCATCTTGTTTTTCAATCATTACATCTACGGTTTTTTTAGCTTCTAAGTTTACACTTACCATTATTTAACCTCATAGTTTACTAAAATAAATTATATTTTTAGTAGTATTAATATTTACCTAAATGAATTTTAGATTCATCATATCTGCTTTTAGGTTCTTTATCTTCTTTAGGATAACCAATAGCTATTACTGAAAATGGAATAATATGATTAGGAATATGAAAATATTCTCTTAATGCATTTACCCTATCTTCTTTTGGATAAAATCCTAACCATACTGCTCCAAGCCCATCAATAACAGCTTGAAGTAAAATATTTTGTGTACATGCAGATAAATCCTGTTGAATCATGGGTTTAACTACTTTAAACTTTTTAGTATTGCCTAAAACAATGATTAATTTTTGAGCTTTTTTAGCAGGTTTTGCATATCTACTCATTTTCGAAACAGCATTTAAATCCTTTTTATCAGATACAATTATAAATTCCCAAGGTTGAGAATTAAAAGCTGAAGGAGCTTGCATACCTGCTTCAATTAAATGTTTTACCTGATTCATGCTAACTTCTTTATCATTAAATTTTCTCACACTTCTTCTTTTAAAAATTGGATTCATCATACCACTTCATCCATTAATTTGTTCATCTCATCATTTTCAAAAGGATAATTATTACTATCCATTAATATGTGAATTTGATCTGCATAATTTATTATAACATTTTCATTAGATAATATATATTTTCCATTTCTTGTAATTGAAATCACGATACAATTTTTTGGAAATGGAATATCTTTAATTTGTTTACCTATATATTTCCAAGTTGATGGAACAACATATTCTGATAAAATATGTTTTGAATGATCGTTTATTAAATCTTGATTATTTTTAGATATTAATCTTTCAAACAAGGATTCATAAATAGGTCTATTATTTAATAACATTGGCACAGAATATGCAATAATAGATACTATTAACATAGCTACTAAAGATTCAGTTGATCCACACATTTCCGAGAGTAAAACAACCCCCGTAATTGGAGATCTTATAGTAGCTGCAAAAAAACCTGCCATTGAAATAACAATGAACTTATATATTAAATAACTTTTAAGTCCAAAAATAGGAATCGCAACAGAACCAAAAATAGCTCCAATAAATGCTCCTAAAACTAAAATAGGTAAAAATATTCCTCCAGGAGATCCCGTTGCAAAAGATGCTACAGAAAATAAATATTTCATTACCAATAAAAATATTAAAATAGTTATCGATGGAATAGCTACATCCAACATGTTTAACATGAAATGTCCGCCATCAAGAATTTCCGGAATAAACAATGATACAACACCAGATATTAAAAATACACTTATAATTTTAATTTCAATAGAAACATTGAAATTATTTATAATATCATTTGCTTTAATCATCCCTACATTATAAACATAACCGAAAATACCTAAAATTATACCTAAAATAATTAAAAGCCAATAATAAGATAATGGAAGATTATATAATGGAAAACTAAGTAATGTTGCTTGTCCAAAAATTGATTTAGATATAACATCTGCAACAACAGATGAAATTAAAGCTATAAAAATCAATGTTTTATCAAAACTATGATTAATTTCTTCAATTATAAATATCACACCAGCTAATGGTGCATTAAAAGCAGCAGTAATTCCAACAGTTGAACCCGCCAATATAAGTCGTAATTCATCTGTTTTAGAACCTCTTAAAATTTTTGAAACACCTTTTCCAATCATCCCTCCAATTTGAACAGAAGGACCTTCAGGACCTAAAGATAAACCCCCAATAGCAGTTAAAATACCCCCACTAATTTTAGTTATTACAACTTTCCACCAATTAACATTTAAAAACCCTTTAACTTCAGCATTGATTTGAGGAATTCCACTACCTATACTATTTGGTTCCCACTTTATTAAAAACGAAGTAAATAATCCCAAAATAATTAATATAAAAAACCAAAGAACAATCAAAACTATATTTCCATGAATAAAATTTAAGATATTTCTTAAAATATCTTCTGCAGAATATAAAAAAAATCTATATAAACAAACTATTATTCCAGCAAAAACTCCTACAAATATTCCTTGAATAGTTAGTTTGAAAATATGTTTTGGATTATCTACAACAGAACGTAATGACTTTTGAAGTATTTTCATAATATAATAATTTATACTTAATAATATTTAAAAAATTAGTTAGAGGATCTCCAAGTGTTTCCACATTTTGCACATCTAATAAAATTAGTTGGAGCTTCATCAGCAGACCTTGTTTGAACCGTCCACCAATAACCTTTAGTTCCCCCACATTTATAACAAGTAATTCTTGTAGTTGGCAAAGCTACATTTTTATTATCCGTAACTATTACTTCAGTTTGGGGATTTGTTTCACCTTTAACCTCGTATTGATCTTTAACTTCATTTTCAGATAAAGATTTTTCATATCCGCATTTACATTTTAATTTATTATTTGTAGGAAGTAAAATAGCTCCACATTCCGGACAAAATTCCATAATTAATCACCTATCACCCAGTTATTTAATTAAAAAAAGTATTTATAATTTATTATATAAAAAATTATATAATTAAACTTTTACTAAGTTATTATTTATTTAATTTTAAGAGTTTGTAAAATTTTATAGGCTTATTTGATTTTGAATTTTTTGCAGATGCACCTTCATTTTGATTAAATTACACTCTAATTTTTATTCAATTTTAATATAAACGATTTAAAAATAGTAAACTACTTTAATAAGTTAGAATTGATATTATTTAATTATCATACAAATAAATACATCTATAATAGTAATATAAACTTCATACAACTTAAATTTTATGATTTTTCTGAAGAAAAAAATAGTTTCTAAAAAAATTATTCATAAAAATACACAATAACCAAAAAAAAACAAAATTTAAACAGACAAGTTACTGAATTCAAAGAACATCTAGTTAGACACAGAAAAAACAAATAATTCTATAAAAATTTATAGACTCAAAAAAAAGAAAAAAAGTTAAAGAGAATTATAGTAGAATTCTCTTTTTATTTTATTGTAATTTTGTTTCCAATTTGGTAATCATTCCACATAGAAGTAATGATATATTCACCAGCGATTAAATTAATATTTAAACTTGCAACACCATTACTATCAGTAGTTCTATTATAGAACACACCATTTACATTGAAAGTCACAGTCTGATTAGCTAATGGTTTTCCTTGACTGTCAAGAACAGTAGCATTAAACTTACTACCATCTCCATGTTTCATGGATAAATCCTTAGTAACTAATACTGTATTTACTGTTACATTATTACCTACAGCATATCCGTCGAATATTGCTGTTATAATGTATTTTCCAGGATTTAAGTTAATAGCTAATGTAACTATACCATTTTTATCAACAGTTCTGTTATAGAATACTCCATTAATGTTGAAGGTTACATTTTTACCAACAGCTAAGGTTCCGTCTTTATTGTAGACTTTTGCAGTGTACTGAGTACCATTCTTATAATACTTAATTATATCATGATTCTCACTAATAGGAGCTTTAACAGTAATATTAAATCCTTCCTGCTCACCAGTTACCGGATTATATGCAGTTAAAATATATTCACCAGGTCTTAAATTAATATTCAACCTAGCAATACCTGCACCATTAGTAGTTTTCTCATAGAACACACCATTAATATTAAACTTAACTGTAGTATTAGCTAACGGGTTTCCATGACTATCAGTGAAATTAGCAAAGAACTGAGTACCATTTTGATACATTTTAACAATGTTTTCACCAATGATAGATTGGATGATTTTTACAGAAGCATTAACCTCAGCACCGTTATAGTAATCATCACCTGGATAAACAACAGTTGCAACATAGTCTCCAGAATCTAAATTAAGAGTTAAGAATGCATAACCATCCTTATCAGTAACACGACTATAAGACATACCATTAATAGTAATAGTCACTGTTGCATTAGCTATTGGATTACCATAAAAGTCCTTCAATAAAACAGTTAATTTAGAACCGTCATGATAAATCATTAAAACATTATCAACGATTAATATTGCGTCTTTGTTAACATCTACTGTAATATTTCCAGTTTTGATTACTGGGTCGTATTTATCATCACCTGGGTAGATAACTGTGATGTTGTGTATTCCTTTATCTAATGGAGGAATATCCACACTACCAGTACCATTAGACACATTACCAGTGTAGTTTTTACCATCAATCACTACAATGATTTCACCAGTAGCATCATCAGGCAAATCAATACTAATAGTAGAGTTTTTACCTTCAACACCATCAGGAATAGTAATATTTGCAGGATACTCTTCTACTTTAGAAACATTAAACTTACCAGCCACAGAAGCATCCATATAATTATTGTCACCTTTCCAAGTAGCAGTAAAATCATAGACACCTTCATTATGTAATCCAGCAATAGTTAATTTACCTTCACCATTAACCACAGACACAGTATAATCTTTACCATCAATAGTTACAATAACATCACCAGATAATTTAGCATTGCTTATTCCAGTTAAAGTAGCTTTTATAGTAATATCCTCATCAATTTTAACATCACCAATAACAACATCTAAAACAGGAATTGCTTTAGCTACATTAAAACTACCAGAAGCACTAGCAGCATTGTAATTACTGTTTCCAGAGAACTTAGCTGAGAAATCATAAGATCCAGCAGGCAATTTAATACCATTTAAAGTACCTTTACCATTAATGATACGTACGGTGTAGTTTTTACCGTTAACTGTTACAATTACATCTCCGGTTAATTTAGCACCATTAACACCAGTTAAAGTAGCGTCAATAACAAATACATCACCATAATTTATATTACCAATTACAACATCTAAAACAGGATTTGCTTTAGCCACATTCACAGTTTTAGTAACTTCTACAGAAGTGTACTTATCATTTCCAGCATATTTAACAATAACACTGTGAGTACCAGCATTTAATCCAGAAATAACTTCATTAATTTTACCATTTACCACTGTAGCAGTGTAGTTTACACCATCAACAGAAATAACAATAGTACCATTAATATCACCAGGCAAAGTACCAGTGACAGTTATATTCTCACCAAAGACAATATCACCAATAACAACATCCATAACAGGATTTACTTTAGATACAGTGAATTTAGCAGTAGTGGAGATATTGTTATAGTTGTTATCTCCTGGATATATTATATTTGCTGTGTAATTACCTGCTTTAAGACCAGCTATTTTTATAACAGCTTTACCATCAACAATAGTGCCAGTATAATTTTTACCATCAATAGTTACAATGACATCTCCTGTAGCATCAGAAGGCACAGTTACACTAATAATTTCATCATCATCAACTTTAATATCACCTACATTAACATCCATAGTTGAATTTATTTTATTAACATGGAAACTGTCTGAGTCACTTACATTATTGTAATTTTCGTTTCCTTCCCATGTAGCAGTGAAATCATATACTCCTGCAGATAATTTAACACCATTTAAAGTACCTTTACCATCTATGATTTTAACGGTGTAGTTTTTACCGTTG
This region of uncultured Methanobrevibacter sp. genomic DNA includes:
- a CDS encoding nitroreductase family protein — translated: MNPIFKRRSVRKFNDKEVSMNQVKHLIEAGMQAPSAFNSQPWEFIIVSDKKDLNAVSKMSRYAKPAKKAQKLIIVLGNTKKFKVVKPMIQQDLSACTQNILLQAVIDGLGAVWLGFYPKEDRVNALREYFHIPNHIIPFSVIAIGYPKEDKEPKSRYDESKIHLGKY
- a CDS encoding flavodoxin family protein, with the protein product MSKKVVILHGSPRVSGNSDILANEFKKGVEEAGNEAKKISFPMKFINYCKGCLGCMSSGECVIHDDMSKILEDLVNADVIVFSSPIYFNTITGQMKTIIDRLTPKAKQLNDKDYYFLFSAACDNQELLNPAVHELRGFLNCIGVESEKGMVFGLNSESEGEINHNKDALNQAFEFGKNI
- the mch gene encoding methenyltetrahydromethanopterin cyclohydrolase, with amino-acid sequence MVSVNLEAKKTVDVMIEKQDELNIVVSQLSNGATIIDCGVNVVGSFKAGELYTKVCLGGLADVGISIPGDLSEKFALPSVKIKTDSPSISTLGSQKAGWSVSVGDFFALGSGPARAICKKPAETYEEIGYEDSEANLAILTLEADVLPGEDVAQYIADECNVDVKDVYLLVAPTSSLVGSIQIAGRVVENGTYKMLEAIKFDVTKVKHAAGIAPIAPVDPDGLKAMGKTNDAVLFGGRTYYYVESDENDDIADVAAKLPSSAADGYGKPFFDVFKEAEFDFYKIDKGMFAPAEVVINDLTTGKVYKEGYVNVDLLKKSFGVDN
- a CDS encoding transcription factor S; protein product: MEFCPECGAILLPTNNKLKCKCGYEKSLSENEVKDQYEVKGETNPQTEVIVTDNKNVALPTTRITCYKCGGTKGYWWTVQTRSADEAPTNFIRCAKCGNTWRSSN
- a CDS encoding ClC family H(+)/Cl(-) exchange transporter — its product is MKILQKSLRSVVDNPKHIFKLTIQGIFVGVFAGIIVCLYRFFLYSAEDILRNILNFIHGNIVLIVLWFFILIILGLFTSFLIKWEPNSIGSGIPQINAEVKGFLNVNWWKVVITKISGGILTAIGGLSLGPEGPSVQIGGMIGKGVSKILRGSKTDELRLILAGSTVGITAAFNAPLAGVIFIIEEINHSFDKTLIFIALISSVVADVISKSIFGQATLLSFPLYNLPLSYYWLLIILGIILGIFGYVYNVGMIKANDIINNFNVSIEIKIISVFLISGVVSLFIPEILDGGHFMLNMLDVAIPSITILIFLLVMKYLFSVASFATGSPGGIFLPILVLGAFIGAIFGSVAIPIFGLKSYLIYKFIVISMAGFFAATIRSPITGVVLLSEMCGSTESLVAMLIVSIIAYSVPMLLNNRPIYESLFERLISKNNQDLINDHSKHILSEYVVPSTWKYIGKQIKDIPFPKNCIVISITRNGKYILSNENVIINYADQIHILMDSNNYPFENDEMNKLMDEVV
- a CDS encoding DUF4013 domain-containing protein, with the protein product MNLTDIFKDSLKYPISDMTKFSIFGIVMLLSALGSLSFGNAAIDGILVIISFVALIISLGYGIAITRSAIEKSDEIPDLNLETTIVDGLKMVVLSIVYYIIPTIIVIILAFATGLFDYVVEILGYLNQYGPEFANMIPDDLILSMMSSAAITMLVAFILMVIFSFLYYMGVCRLAKYNSLSAGADIPEAARDLKKVGIGRVIGWAVLLVILIFIFNLIGGFIGLIPYVGVLISGFLISTYISFMIYRSVGLLYADI
- a CDS encoding Ig-like domain repeat protein, coding for AAGSVVVTVDGKDYTLAVVGGKATTTISGLKEGTYTINAQYNGDNNYNDISTTAEFNVSKITPVMDVVISDIVFGDDALVNVNLPSDINGTVIISVDGVEKTVIVVNGKASESIKDLNTGNHTINVKYTGNDKYNPVEFTKTINVAKADPTLNVVIDNVDYNTIFVINAVLTGVNGAKLTGDVIVTVNGKNYTVKIIDGKGTLNGVKLSAGVYDFTATWEGNENYNNVSDSDSFHVNKINSTMDVNVGDIKVDDDEIISVTVPSDATGDVIVTIDGKNYTGTIVDGKAVIKIAGLKAGNYTANIIYPGDNNYNNISTTAKFTVSKVNPVMDVVIGDIVFGENITVTGTLPGDINGTIVISVDGVNYTATVVNGKINEVISGLNAGTHSVIVKYAGNDKYTSVEVTKTVNVAKANPVLDVVIGNINYGDVFVIDATLTGVNGAKLTGDVIVTVNGKNYTVRIINGKGTLNGIKLPAGSYDFSAKFSGNSNYNAASASGSFNVAKAIPVLDVVIGDVKIDEDITIKATLTGISNAKLSGDVIVTIDGKDYTVSVVNGEGKLTIAGLHNEGVYDFTATWKGDNNYMDASVAGKFNVSKVEEYPANITIPDGVEGKNSTISIDLPDDATGEIIVVIDGKNYTGNVSNGTGSVDIPPLDKGIHNITVIYPGDDKYDPVIKTGNITVDVNKDAILIVDNVLMIYHDGSKLTVLLKDFYGNPIANATVTITINGMSYSRVTDKDGYAFLTLNLDSGDYVATVVYPGDDYYNGAEVNASVKIIQSIIGENIVKMYQNGTQFFANFTDSHGNPLANTTVKFNINGVFYEKTTNGAGIARLNINLRPGEYILTAYNPVTGEQEGFNITVKAPISENHDIIKYYKNGTQYTAKVYNKDGTLAVGKNVTFNINGVFYNRTVDKNGIVTLAINLNPGKYIITAIFDGYAVGNNVTVNTVLVTKDLSMKHGDGSKFNATVLDSQGKPLANQTVTFNVNGVFYNRTTDSNGVASLNINLIAGEYIITSMWNDYQIGNKITIK